From a region of the Paenibacillus sp. FSL R10-2734 genome:
- a CDS encoding 2-oxoglutarate dehydrogenase E1 component, translating to MAAKEPYNESIWSKYYGPNLGYIQERYEQFVKDPSTVENNYRELFTNSGPPPLTPDSEPAPQPRISGDTEWLRKAVRASKLIANIRIYGHMAAEIDPLERDHNPMAKYLELETYELTREDLIALPATLIWENAPNDVHTGWDAVQRMRQAYTKTIAYEFGHVHEEQELKWLNRQAESTSSPAPLNNSERKELLNRLIQVEQFETFLHKTFVGQKRFSLEGNDALVPMLDEIVRAAAHDGAEHILMGMAHRGRLNVLAHILNKPYDIIFSEFHHSPNKELFPSEGSTGINYGWTGDVKYHLGADRAVREGETVRTRITLANNPSHLEFVNPVVEGFTRAAQEDRSTAGLPKIDTSKAIAVLMHGDAAFPGEGIVAETLNIGKLQGYQNGGTIHIIVNNRIGFTTESEDSRSTHYASDIAKGYEIPIVHVNADDPEACISAVRLASAYRHQFKKDFVIDLIGYRRHGHNEMDDPDTTQPIVYSKVRKHPTVYKVYAERLQREKILTADDVKAMNAAAESVLQRAYDSMKEGNHKKKEPKAFIPLQTERSAAGTTTVPITTLQEINRELLTVPDGFQVYPKLERILQRRKDALNDGEKVDWALAESLAFATILKDGTPIRLSGQDAQRGTFAHRHLVLHDSKTGELFSPLHQLSDSRASFGVYNSPLSEASVLGFEYGYNVFAPETFVIWEAQYGDFANAGQVIFDQFIAAGRAKWTQRSNLVIMLPHGYEGQGPEHSSGRLERFLQLSAEENWTVANLTSASQYFHLLRRQAALCGQEDARPLVIMTPKSLIRNARSTSAGTELASGQFQPVLSEPLLGQKPGEVKRLVVCSGKVAIDIQTELEAASDKDWSWLHVLRLEQLYPFPELELSAHLSSFPSLQEIVWVQEEPKNMGGWSYTEPRLRAIAPQNTSVRYIGRPERSSPASGYADVHSFEQRRIVSEALKANSQVQTAVPSS from the coding sequence ATGGCAGCCAAAGAGCCCTATAACGAATCCATTTGGAGTAAGTATTACGGACCCAATTTAGGCTACATTCAAGAAAGATATGAACAGTTTGTGAAAGATCCATCCACCGTAGAAAATAACTATCGCGAGCTTTTTACGAATTCGGGTCCCCCACCATTAACACCGGATAGCGAACCGGCTCCACAGCCTCGCATTTCGGGAGACACCGAATGGCTTAGAAAGGCAGTAAGAGCTTCCAAGCTAATCGCTAATATTCGTATATATGGCCATATGGCCGCTGAAATTGATCCGCTTGAGCGGGATCACAATCCTATGGCTAAATATCTCGAGCTCGAAACCTATGAGCTGACTCGTGAGGATCTGATTGCACTACCTGCCACGCTCATTTGGGAGAATGCGCCGAATGATGTGCATACTGGCTGGGATGCTGTTCAGCGTATGCGTCAGGCATATACCAAGACGATCGCCTATGAATTCGGGCATGTACATGAAGAACAGGAACTGAAATGGTTGAACAGACAGGCAGAATCCACAAGCTCACCAGCACCTTTAAATAATTCAGAACGCAAAGAGCTACTGAATCGCCTGATCCAAGTAGAGCAATTCGAAACCTTCCTCCACAAGACCTTTGTGGGCCAAAAACGTTTCAGCCTGGAAGGCAATGACGCTCTTGTTCCGATGCTTGATGAAATCGTACGTGCTGCTGCACATGACGGCGCAGAGCATATCCTAATGGGCATGGCGCATCGCGGCCGTCTCAACGTTCTTGCACATATTTTGAACAAACCTTATGATATTATATTTTCAGAGTTTCATCATTCTCCGAACAAGGAGCTTTTCCCTTCTGAGGGCTCTACAGGCATTAACTATGGCTGGACGGGTGATGTGAAATACCATCTCGGTGCAGACCGTGCTGTCCGTGAAGGAGAAACCGTACGCACAAGAATAACACTAGCGAATAACCCAAGTCACTTGGAATTCGTCAATCCTGTCGTGGAAGGCTTCACTCGTGCTGCTCAAGAAGATCGGAGCACAGCCGGATTGCCGAAGATTGATACCAGTAAAGCTATTGCAGTCCTGATGCATGGCGATGCCGCTTTTCCAGGTGAAGGGATTGTTGCAGAAACACTTAATATTGGCAAACTTCAAGGTTATCAGAATGGTGGGACGATCCATATTATTGTTAATAACCGGATCGGCTTTACGACAGAAAGTGAAGACTCCCGTTCAACGCATTATGCGAGTGACATCGCCAAAGGATATGAAATCCCGATTGTCCATGTCAATGCCGATGATCCCGAGGCCTGTATATCAGCCGTTCGCTTAGCTAGCGCATATCGCCACCAATTTAAAAAGGATTTCGTGATTGATCTCATCGGCTACCGCCGTCATGGTCATAACGAGATGGATGATCCTGACACTACACAGCCAATTGTCTACAGTAAGGTGCGCAAACACCCAACCGTCTACAAGGTCTATGCGGAGCGACTACAGCGTGAAAAGATTCTTACAGCCGATGATGTTAAAGCGATGAACGCTGCAGCAGAAAGCGTATTGCAACGTGCTTACGATAGCATGAAGGAAGGCAATCACAAGAAAAAAGAACCAAAAGCCTTCATTCCTCTTCAAACGGAGCGCTCAGCGGCAGGCACTACAACCGTACCGATCACCACTTTGCAAGAGATCAATCGTGAGCTGCTGACCGTTCCTGATGGATTCCAAGTCTATCCGAAGCTAGAGCGAATTCTGCAGCGTCGCAAGGATGCGCTGAATGATGGTGAGAAGGTCGACTGGGCACTCGCTGAGTCTCTCGCCTTCGCAACCATTCTGAAGGATGGAACGCCTATTCGACTTAGCGGTCAGGATGCACAGCGCGGCACCTTCGCACACCGCCATCTGGTGCTGCACGACAGCAAGACAGGAGAATTATTCTCTCCGCTTCATCAGCTAAGTGATTCCCGCGCTTCCTTTGGCGTATACAACAGTCCGCTATCAGAAGCATCAGTACTAGGCTTTGAGTATGGTTATAACGTGTTCGCACCAGAAACCTTCGTGATCTGGGAAGCACAATATGGCGATTTCGCCAATGCAGGTCAAGTTATTTTTGACCAATTCATTGCCGCTGGACGCGCCAAATGGACGCAGCGCAGCAATCTTGTCATCATGCTGCCTCATGGCTATGAAGGACAGGGACCTGAGCATTCCAGTGGTAGATTGGAACGCTTCCTGCAATTATCTGCAGAAGAGAACTGGACCGTTGCCAACTTGACCAGCGCCTCTCAGTATTTCCATCTCTTGCGGCGCCAAGCGGCGTTATGCGGACAGGAAGATGCTAGACCGCTAGTCATTATGACGCCAAAGAGTCTCATTCGTAATGCGCGCAGCACTTCTGCCGGAACCGAGCTCGCCTCCGGACAATTCCAGCCTGTATTATCAGAGCCTCTACTAGGCCAAAAACCAGGTGAGGTTAAGCGTCTCGTAGTCTGCAGCGGTAAAGTAGCCATCGATATACAAACCGAACTGGAAGCTGCTTCAGACAAAGATTGGTCTTGGTTGCATGTGCTTCGCCTAGAGCAACTCTATCCGTTCCCAGAACTTGAATTGAGTGCTCACCTAAGCTCCTTCCCATCCCTTCAGGAAATCGTCTGGGTGCAAGAAGAGCCGAAGAATATGGGCGGATGGAGTTACACCGAACCTCGGTTACGCGCCATCGCACCGCAAAACACTAGCGTGAGATATATCGGACGTCCGGAACGTTCCAGTCCCGCGAGTGGTTATGCAGATGTTCATAGCTTTGAACAGCGCAGAATTGTTTCAGAGGCCCTAAAAGCAAATTCACAAGTACAAACAGCTGTACCGTCTTCTTAA
- the odhB gene encoding 2-oxoglutarate dehydrogenase complex dihydrolipoyllysine-residue succinyltransferase gives MSEILVPDLGESISEGTIYKWLVKEGDTVGQGDVLAELETDKVNLEISAEVEGVISSILRQAGENVAVGEAIGIIGAASGSKPQAAESKAPEAAPASGSAAAAPVAVAVAAPEVAVAGGESPAALASPGARKLARERGIDLGDVSARDPIGRIGQADVSGHGAAAPQAAAPVAPAPQGKPEKALPAASKAAPEDGKNVERKRMSRRRLTIASRLVEAQQTAAMLTTFNEVDMTAILDIRKRRKDAFKEKHEVGLGFMSFFTKAVIGALKTYPLLNAEIDGEDLVVKKFYDIGIAVAAKEGLVVPVVRDADRLSFPEIERQIGELASKARANTLSLSELQGGTFTITNGGVFGSLLSTPILNTPQVGILGMHKIQLRPIALDEERTVNRPMMYIALSYDHRIVDGSEAVSFLVKVKELLEDPEALLLEG, from the coding sequence GTGTCAGAAATCTTAGTACCCGATCTGGGAGAATCTATATCCGAAGGAACCATCTACAAATGGCTGGTTAAAGAAGGCGACACGGTAGGTCAAGGTGATGTGCTTGCTGAGTTAGAGACGGATAAAGTCAATCTGGAAATTAGTGCGGAGGTGGAGGGTGTCATCTCCTCCATCCTACGTCAAGCGGGCGAGAATGTAGCCGTTGGCGAAGCCATCGGTATCATTGGAGCCGCTAGCGGTAGTAAACCGCAGGCCGCTGAGAGCAAAGCGCCTGAAGCGGCACCGGCAAGCGGCAGCGCAGCAGCCGCACCTGTAGCTGTAGCTGTAGCTGCGCCCGAAGTCGCTGTAGCGGGTGGCGAAAGCCCCGCTGCACTGGCATCGCCGGGCGCACGCAAGCTGGCACGGGAGCGCGGCATCGACCTCGGCGATGTTAGCGCCCGTGATCCTATCGGCCGGATTGGTCAGGCCGATGTGTCTGGCCATGGTGCAGCAGCGCCGCAGGCCGCTGCACCGGTAGCTCCGGCGCCGCAAGGCAAGCCGGAGAAAGCGTTGCCGGCAGCGAGCAAAGCCGCGCCGGAGGACGGCAAGAACGTGGAGCGCAAGCGCATGTCGCGCAGACGGCTCACGATTGCCAGCCGCTTGGTAGAAGCGCAGCAGACCGCTGCCATGCTTACCACCTTCAACGAGGTGGACATGACCGCGATCCTCGACATCCGTAAGCGCCGCAAGGATGCTTTTAAAGAGAAGCATGAAGTTGGACTGGGCTTCATGTCCTTCTTCACCAAAGCCGTGATCGGTGCGCTGAAGACCTATCCACTGCTGAACGCTGAGATCGACGGTGAAGATCTGGTCGTTAAGAAATTCTACGACATCGGAATTGCTGTTGCAGCCAAAGAAGGTCTGGTGGTTCCGGTTGTCCGTGACGCGGATCGACTGAGCTTCCCGGAAATCGAACGCCAAATTGGCGAACTCGCTTCCAAAGCACGCGCCAACACACTCAGCCTCTCCGAGCTGCAAGGCGGAACATTTACCATAACAAACGGCGGTGTATTCGGTTCCCTGTTATCCACCCCGATTCTGAATACCCCTCAAGTAGGTATTCTAGGGATGCATAAGATTCAGCTGCGCCCAATCGCGTTGGACGAAGAAAGAACCGTTAACCGACCAATGATGTATATCGCCCTTTCCTACGATCACCGGATCGTTGACGGCTCTGAAGCGGTAAGCTTCCTCGTCAAAGTGAAGGAATTGCTGGAGGATCCAGAAGCACTGCTGCTGGAAGGCTAA
- a CDS encoding OFA family MFS transporter — MTSTMDNKNAKRWLIVLGTVIMQMGLGTIYTWSLFNAHLVTKFGWELNSVSITFSITSFALAFATLFAGKLQDRFGLRRLTAAAGIMLGLGLILSSQANSLLMFYVLAGVIVGFADGTAYITSLSNLIKWFPNNKGLISGVSVGAYGTGSLIFKYINGGLIDSVGVSNTFMYWGMIVMAMIVIGALLVREAPVQVASMGAKSTSALTGQKDYTVKEMLRTKEAYLLFIIFFTACMCGLYLIGIVKDIGVQLAGLDVQTAASAVAMIAIFNTAGRLILGALSDKMSRLKLVGASLAVTAAAMLTLSYATLNFGLFFTCVAAIAFCFGGNITVFPAIVSDFFGLKNHSKNYGVVYQGFGIGALSGSFIAVFLGGFKPTFVIFGLLCLLACIIAISLKSPVEKVEEKKALRLKATERTA; from the coding sequence ATGACTTCGACGATGGACAATAAAAACGCCAAACGGTGGCTTATCGTATTAGGAACAGTAATTATGCAGATGGGTCTAGGTACCATTTATACATGGAGCTTGTTCAATGCACATCTGGTAACAAAATTCGGATGGGAGCTCAACTCTGTTTCTATTACGTTTTCGATCACGAGCTTTGCACTCGCTTTCGCGACTTTGTTCGCAGGGAAATTGCAAGATCGTTTCGGTCTTCGTCGGTTGACTGCTGCCGCAGGGATCATGCTTGGTCTTGGATTAATCCTTAGCTCTCAGGCGAATTCGCTTCTAATGTTCTATGTACTGGCTGGTGTGATTGTGGGCTTTGCAGACGGTACTGCTTACATCACTTCATTATCTAACTTAATCAAATGGTTTCCGAATAATAAAGGTTTAATCTCTGGTGTGTCCGTGGGTGCTTACGGAACGGGGAGCTTGATTTTTAAATATATCAATGGTGGTTTGATCGACTCCGTGGGTGTGTCTAATACATTTATGTATTGGGGCATGATCGTTATGGCGATGATTGTGATCGGTGCCTTGCTTGTAAGAGAGGCTCCGGTACAAGTGGCATCAATGGGTGCGAAATCGACTTCGGCTCTAACTGGACAAAAAGATTACACGGTAAAAGAAATGCTGCGTACAAAAGAAGCTTATCTCCTGTTCATCATTTTCTTCACCGCTTGTATGTGTGGCCTGTATTTGATCGGTATTGTAAAAGATATTGGCGTACAGCTGGCTGGGCTTGATGTGCAGACGGCAGCTAGTGCGGTAGCGATGATTGCGATTTTTAATACCGCTGGACGTTTAATTCTGGGTGCTTTGTCTGACAAAATGAGCCGTTTGAAGCTGGTAGGCGCTTCGCTTGCTGTAACGGCAGCCGCTATGTTGACCCTTAGCTATGCGACCTTGAATTTTGGGCTTTTCTTCACTTGTGTGGCAGCCATAGCGTTTTGCTTCGGGGGGAATATCACAGTGTTCCCGGCCATTGTTAGTGACTTCTTTGGACTGAAGAATCACAGTAAGAACTATGGAGTTGTCTACCAAGGTTTCGGTATCGGTGCCCTTTCTGGTTCGTTCATCGCCGTCTTCTTGGGCGGGTTCAAACCTACCTTCGTCATCTTCGGCCTCTTGTGCCTGCTGGCCTGCATCATCGCGATTTCTCTGAAATCGCCGGTGGAGAAGGTAGAAGAGAAGAAGGCGCTTCGACTCAAAGCTACGGAACGGACGGCCTAA